ATAAATTTGTTTAGTTTGGGTTGTGTTGATAATTATTGTTTAGTCGCAATTCTGTTAACCGCTTCCCGAACACTAAGCCAGGGGCCTCTCACCGCCTCTGGTTTTTGTTCTTCATTTTTTGGCTCTCGCCCATTCAAGTAAATTTTATATCACTATGATCTTCCTCCCTTCAACTTTAAATTTCACTAATTTTGTTGATTCCAGCATTTCAAGTACATCAGCTACGTTTTTATACCGACTAATGGTGCCGCCAAAACGGTCTTTACTTATTTCCCCTTTGTATATCACTTCAACATCATACCATCGCGATAACTTGCGCATAATAGAGGAAAGTGACTCGCTATTAAACTTAAAATATCCATTCTTCCAGGCCACAGCCTCTTCTATATCTGCCTGATTGATTTTTATTGATCCATCAGCTAAAACAGCCTGCTGACCGGGTTTTAAGATCGCAAAAGCATGACTTGCATTGCTGTAATCGGCCAGGCTAACGCGCACGCTACCTTCCAACAAGGTCGTTTTAGTTTTGTCTTCATCACCATAAGCATTAATATTAAAATGCGTACCAAGTACTTCAACGTCCTGTTTATTTGTTTGAACTATAAATGGATGTGACCTATCTTTTGTTACTTCAAAATATGCCTCGCCTATTAACTGAACCTTACGTTGATTAAGGCCCGCAAAATCAGATGAAAATTTGATGCTTGAGGCAGCATTTAACCATACCTTACTTCCGTCGGGTAATACGACCTGATATTGTCCACCTTTT
This is a stretch of genomic DNA from Candidatus Pedobacter colombiensis. It encodes these proteins:
- a CDS encoding DUF4974 domain-containing protein, translated to MNKEEAKGLAKKFLAGEATAEEKRKLHDWSALNADNEPEVIFTSKPENAEDVKSRLFDGIQSKITTGNLPEYHSHINTKSWYRMVAAAAILLIVGASVLFKAGTGSLFTGDLADAKNIAVGKNTATLTLSNGKQINLSDALNGQLADEHGISIHKTSDGQLVYEVKGESVAGGNENRLNMISTPKGGQYQVVLPDGSKVWLNAASSIKFSSDFAGLNQRKVQLIGEAYFEVTKDRSHPFIVQTNKQDVEVLGTHFNINAYGDEDKTKTTLLEGSVRVSLADYSNASHAFAILKPGQQAVLADGSIKINQADIEEAVAWKNGYFKFNSESLSSIMRKLSRWYDVEVIYKGEISKDRFGGTISRYKNVADVLEMLESTKLVKFKVEGRKIIVI